In Synergistales bacterium, the sequence ACCGGAGGCATCCTGACGGTGGCCGCCCATCCAGCGCAGGGGATTCCTGAGCCCCAGTAAACGTCAAATGCTATCCCAGCTTCCCAAAGGAGTAACCAGTCCACGATTGCACAGACAAGGCGACCATCGAGGTCCCATGGGAACAGAGGGCACGCAGCAGCCACGCGGTGCAGGCAGGGACGGCCCTCTCCCGGGAGAGGGCCCGCACCTTCGTTGTTTTCAGCCCTCCTGCAGGTCCAGGGGCTCCTCCCAGGTGATCTCCCCGTTCAGGAGGGTGAGGGAGGCGCTGGTCTCCCGCAGGGCGCCGGCGGAGCAGGAGAAGATGTCCCGGTCCAGGACGGCCAGGTCCGCCCGGCAGCCCCCGGCGATGCGGCCGAAGCGGTCCCCGCGGCCGGTGGAGCGCGCCGGCGCGCTGGTGAAGAGCGCCAGCGCCTCGTCGAGGGTGCTCCGTTCCCGGGGTTTCCAGCCGCCCCGGGGTCGGCCGCGGTCGTCGGTCCGGTAGACGGCGGCCCAGATGCTCCGCCACTGATCCATGACCTCGCAGCCCGCGTCGCTGGAGCCGCAGACCAGCATCCCCCTGTCGAGGAGGCTCTTGAGGAGATAGCCGGAGCCGCTCCGCCGGGGCCCCAGGCGTTCCCCGAGGATCGCCAGGTCTGTGGGGATCATCCCCGGCTGGATGTCGCAGACCACGTGGTCGCGCCAGGCCGCCAGCGCCTCGGCCTGGTCGGGGCGGCAGAGCTGCAGGTGGTTCAGCCGCAGCGGATAGCCGCCGGGTGTGTCCCTGGGAAGGCGGAGTTGGGGGAGGACCTCCAGAAACTGGTCGATGGCCCTGTCGCCGATGGCGTGCACCAGACACTGGTGGCCGCTGTCCAGGGCCTCCTGCAGCCGCCGGACCACCCGGTGGGTGGGATGATTCAGGATGCCGCTGGTATCGGGGGCGTCGGCGTAGGGGGCGGAGAGCGCCGCCGTGCGCGGACCCAGCGCCCCGTCCAGGAAGAGCTTGAAGCCGCCCCAGGTCAGCATATCGCCGTCGAAACAGTGCTTCCGGTCGCTGTCCGGCAACGCTTCGTCGAACATACGCACCCGCAGCGGAAGCTCGCCGCGGTCCCGCAGCGCGCAGAGGGCGCGGTAGTCCTCGCCGAGGCCGTAGGAGGCGGCGCTGCAGCCGTGGATGGCGGTCACCCCCAGGGCGGCGAAGTCCCGGCAGGCCTCCTGCAGGAGGTGTTCCATCTCCTGCGGTGTGGTGATCTCCCGCTCCATGGTCTCCACCAGCGGGGCCGCCTCGTCCTCGTTGAAGATCCCCTCGGGGTTGGGCGCCATGGCACCGCCGCAGCGGCCGAGGGCATTGGTGTCGGCCACATGGACGTGGCCGCAGGTCCGCAGGAGATGGATGGGATTGGGAAGCTCCAGCGAATCCAGATCGCCCCGGGTGGGGCACTCCGGTTGGTGCCAGGCGCTCTCGTTGAAACCGGTGCCGAAGATCCACTCGTCGGGGGAGAGCCCCGAGGCGTGGACGGCGATGGCGTGGAGCAGCGCCTCCCTGGAGGGTGCTTTGGAGAGGTCCAGGGAGCGCTTCTGCCTGGCGTAGGTGGTGAGGTGGGCGTGGGTGTCGCAGAGTCCGGGGACCACCGTCTGGCCGTGCAGGGGGATCACCCGTTCGTTTTCCTTCGGCGTCAGTCCTTCGCCGATCTCCGTGATCGACGCCCCGGCGATCCGGATGGAGGGGGTTCCGGAGAGGAGATGCTCTCCGTTCCAGACCCGCCCGCCGGTGATGAGTAGTTCCGTCATAGGATCACTCCCTTCCGGTGACAACCGACAGCACTGGGGCTGCGGGGCGCACCGGGCACTATTGTACCTGCTTTCGCAATCCGGGATATCCCCTGCCGACAGCCGACGCCGCAGTGAGTTGAAGGCACAGGGGCCCTCGCCTATAATGCCTGCATAACCGGGATGCAGGGAGGGAGCGATATGGAGGGGCTTGCCGGATTGTTCGACAGTGACATCTTTATCATGAGTCTGGCTGTTGCGGCCGGACTTCTGTTTGGCAACATCAAGATCAAGGGGATCGGGCTCGGTACATCGGGAACACTGTTCGCCGGACTGGTGCTGGGGCTCCTCGGCTACTCTGTTTCATACACGTTTTTTACGTGGAATCTTGTCATATTCGTGGTTGCCGTGGGGCTGCTGGCCTCTGAGGAGATTGTGACGGTGGTCCGGCAGTACGGGATACGCTTTATTGTCCTGGGCATTGTGGTGACCGCTGTCGGGGCTGTGACCGCCTTTGCGCTCGGCCATTGCCCGCTGCTTGCCGGCCGGATGGATCCCATGCTGGTGGCGGGGGCCTACACCGGGGCGCTCACCAGTTCACCCGGCCTGGGTGCTGCGCTGGAGCTCACCGGCGTCAACCCCCTTGTCACCATCGGTTACACCATCGCCTATCCCTTCGGTGTGGTTGCGGTGGTGCTCTTCGTGCAGCTGGCCCCTGCGCTGTTCCGTATCGATCTGCAGCGGGAGAAGGCCGCACTCCGGCGGACCTTCGGCGCCGACCAAGGGGGCGGGAAACGGGAGTCCGTACCCTTTGCCCTGCTCTCCTTTGTGGTCTGTA encodes:
- a CDS encoding amidohydrolase family protein; its protein translation is MTELLITGGRVWNGEHLLSGTPSIRIAGASITEIGEGLTPKENERVIPLHGQTVVPGLCDTHAHLTTYARQKRSLDLSKAPSREALLHAIAVHASGLSPDEWIFGTGFNESAWHQPECPTRGDLDSLELPNPIHLLRTCGHVHVADTNALGRCGGAMAPNPEGIFNEDEAAPLVETMEREITTPQEMEHLLQEACRDFAALGVTAIHGCSAASYGLGEDYRALCALRDRGELPLRVRMFDEALPDSDRKHCFDGDMLTWGGFKLFLDGALGPRTAALSAPYADAPDTSGILNHPTHRVVRRLQEALDSGHQCLVHAIGDRAIDQFLEVLPQLRLPRDTPGGYPLRLNHLQLCRPDQAEALAAWRDHVVCDIQPGMIPTDLAILGERLGPRRSGSGYLLKSLLDRGMLVCGSSDAGCEVMDQWRSIWAAVYRTDDRGRPRGGWKPRERSTLDEALALFTSAPARSTGRGDRFGRIAGGCRADLAVLDRDIFSCSAGALRETSASLTLLNGEITWEEPLDLQEG
- a CDS encoding YidE/YbjL duplication; translation: MEGLAGLFDSDIFIMSLAVAAGLLFGNIKIKGIGLGTSGTLFAGLVLGLLGYSVSYTFFTWNLVIFVVAVGLLASEEIVTVVRQYGIRFIVLGIVVTAVGAVTAFALGHCPLLAGRMDPMLVAGAYTGALTSSPGLGAALELTGVNPLVTIGYTIAYPFGVVAVVLFVQLAPALFRIDLQREKAALRRTFGADQGGGKRESVPFALLSFVVCIVCGVAFGKLSVELPGLGKLSLGTTGGALIVALAFGALGRLGPLPMRMEARTLSAFRSLSLAYFLAVVGLMAGPKVLEALSENGLTIMLIGLVTAVVAELAGFVVGRYLFKINWVLLAGAICGAMTSTPGLGAAIDATGGEECGAGYGATYPVAIVCMVTFTKLLAF